TCGCACTAAGTTTCTAGGTGAAGTGACTGGATCAGGAAGCTTGACGATTCGCACTTCGATCATTGGTCGGGAATTAATTACAAACAATAGCCTGGTGGAATGGTTCTTAAGTAACAACGGCGGCAAGGTGCGCGGGTTTCGACAGGCGATCTATTCGGGTTTTCCAACAATCGTGCTGGCTAACATTATTGCCAATGCGATCGAAAATTTCCCAGAGCTAACAGGACTGTATCAGATATCTGCCGATCCGATCAATAAATATGACTTGTTGTGCCTGTTGCGCGATGCTTATAAACAGCAAATTGAAGTCGAACCAACCGATGATGTAAAGATCGACCGCAGCCTAGATAGCACGCGTTTTCGCGAAGCAGTTAATTACTTGCCGCCCTCATGGCCGGAACTGGTCAACATTATGGTTGAAGATCCCCTTCCATATAAGAACTGGAGAAGCTAGGATATGCAGCAACTGCTTGAGGGAAAACATGTCTTGATTACAGGTGGAACGGGATCCCTAGGAAAAATTCTAACCCGTCGTCTGCTAAGCGGAGAACTGGGAACTC
This sequence is a window from Aggregatilinea lenta. Protein-coding genes within it:
- a CDS encoding dTDP-4-dehydrorhamnose reductase family protein — protein: MRVLIMGISGMLGHKLWQVFKPRFETWGTTRGDFAEFEVFGDLFDRDHMVSHVNVMNFDNVIRAVAVVQPEVLVNAVGIIKQLPSSKDYITSLTINALFPHRLAQLCRAADVRLIHISTDCVFSGQAGMYTESDISDAEDLYGRTKFLGEVTGSGSLTIRTSIIGRELITNNSLVEWFLSNNGGKVRGFRQAIYSGFPTIVLANIIANAIENFPELTGLYQISADPINKYDLLCLLRDAYKQQIEVEPTDDVKIDRSLDSTRFREAVNYLPPSWPELVNIMVEDPLPYKNWRS